One Oryza glaberrima chromosome 10, OglaRS2, whole genome shotgun sequence DNA segment encodes these proteins:
- the LOC127752480 gene encoding uncharacterized protein LOC127752480 encodes MAAARRAKVAAALGVVVWWWWWWAVAVVGCGAQPVVVGSYGQPRLWLKPYDWSYLRVELPPSFSSVTMDFATDRDIQREHLKDLPRRDLAIICLMNSNPPIPDISDSFLDTLLSNFLVVGSFGSTNNQSDLAQCIPFQKNTTIVLRNDQISPGIWYIGYFNGLGPARTQSKMISRGRARSVSTSITVEGCPTSALWGPYCNQTIEMISCSQSSGYNNSRNLMGLNIDKRKTLNTREHTRRINFLSQWNHLEEKGVGSNSTTYSRIDNSITCAISNGSLCLRQGDMKFYFLDVVDLALQFEITATNFGLAQRSSLICYLRYNAFPRRDLHDYSGDISSAPLVLKLPNIGRWYIAIETVNITQMNSTASTPLLDTTCFSLEWQVTGCLNGKAGTNCSWEAYVLQRVPKRSPSVPFESYYVPSDGKASLEYSHFSLEQFLSNSSFEPFAWTYFFLDIPEGSAGALIHVQIKSDKELNYELYSRYGGLPSNESWDYYASRTSSSNGSVYFSLQNSTNSDMDLSIFYAKEGTWCFGVRHPSDKSNSQTYMSISLQGCHKNCNQKGACHSSIDESGLTFYSFCTCDRDHGGFDCNDELVSPNGHIWQSVFLIASNGAAILPAFWALRQKAFAEWILYTSSGISSALYHSCDVGTWCILSFRVLQFLDFWLSFMAVVGTFIYMATIDETSKRAMHTAVFILTALLAATGATRSANIGIVIAIGSLGLLIGWLLEFSTARRFVCWPWRINLNVPQSWPNLRSLFWNSLDLLNKRFRWFYLLLGFITLAFAGTSWKLESNRSYWVWHSLWHITIYTSSFFFLCSMRINTVNHSPEPSYELTRQNSLPRSEPRET; translated from the exons atggcggcggcgagacgggcgaaggtggcggcggcgctgggagTGGtggtctggtggtggtggtggtgggcggtggcggtggtgggctgCGGGGCGcagccggtggtggtggggagctacGGGCAGCCGAGGCTGTGGCTGAAGCCCTACGACTGGAGCTACCTGCGCG TTGAATTGCCGCCGTCGTTTTCTTCCGTCACCATGGATTTCGCGACTGACAGAGACATT CAGAGGGAGCACTTGAAGGATCTGCCAAGAAGAGATCTTGCTATCATTTGTTTGATGAATTCCAACCCTCCTATTCCTGATATATCTGATTCTTTTCTGGACACTTTAT TATCAAACTTTCTCGTTGTTGGGTCTTTTGGCAGTACCAATAATCAGTCAGATCTGGCGCAATGCATACCATTTCAGAAAAACACGACGATTGTGTTAAGAAATGACCAG ATATCTCCAGGAATATGGTACATTGGTTACTTTAATGGCCTTGGACCTGCTCGCACGCAATCAAAGATG ATTAGCCGAGGCAGGGCACGTTCTGTGAGCACTAGTATAACTGTAGAAGGATGTCCAACTTCAGCACTATGGGGACCATATTGTAACCAAACAATAGAAATGATTAGTTGTTCTCAGTCTTCAGGATATAACAACTCGAGAAATCTTATGGGTTTGAATATTGACAAGAGGAAAACTTTGAATACCAGAGAGCACACAAGGCGTATTAATTTTCTGTCGCAGTGGAACCATTTAGAAGAAAAGGGAGTTGGCTCCAACAGTACAACCTATTCGAGAATTGACAACTCGATCACTTGTGCCATTTCAAATGGCTCATTATGCTTAAGGCAGGGTGATATGAAGTTCTACTTCTTGGATGTGGTTGACCTAGCATTGCAATTTGAAATTACAGCTACAAATTTTGGGTTAGCTCAAAGGTCATCCTTAATTTGTTACCTGCGCTACAATGCCTTTCCTCGGAGAGATTTGCATGATTATTCAGGTGACATCAGCAGTGCTCCTTTGGTTTTAAAGTTGCCAAATATTGGACGGTGGTATATCGCTATTGAGACTGTAAATATAACACAGATGAATAGCACAGCATCAACACCTTTACTGGATACGACATGCTTCTCATTAGAGTGGCAAGTGACTGGATGCCTGAATGGAAAAGCTGGAACCAATTGCTCATGGGAGGCATATGTGCTCCAG AGGGTTCCTAAACGAAGTCCTTCTGTCCCTTTCGAGTCATATTATGTTCCTAGTGATGGAAAGGCATCCCTGGAGTATAGTCACTTCTCCCTGGAACAATTTTTAAGCAACTCATCTTTTGAGCCATTTGCATGGACTTATTTCTTTCTGGATATTCCCGAAGGTTCAGCCGGTGCGCTTATCCATGTCCAGATAAAATCAGATAAAGAATTGAATTATGAGTTGTACTCGAGATATGGTGGTTTACCATCAAATGAGAGTTGGGATTATTATGCAAGCAGGACAAGCAGCAGTAATGGCTCAGTATATTTTTCATTACAAAATTCCACAAATTCAGATATGGATCTATCTATTTTCTATGCAAAGGAGGGAACTTGGTGCTTTGGTGTGAGACATCCAAGTGATAAATCAAATTCTCAGACGTacatgtccatatctcttcAGGGATGCCATAAGAACTGCAATCAGAAAGGAGCGTGTCATTCCTCAATTGATGAAAGTGGGCTAACGTTCTACAG CTTCTGCACGTGCGATCGTGATCATGGTGGGTTTGATTGCAATGATGAATTAGTTTCACCTAATG GGCACATCTGGCAGTCTGTCTTTCTAATTGCATCAAATGGTGCAGCAATTTTACCTGCCTTTTGGGCTCTCCGGCAAAAG GCATTTGCAGAATGGATTCTTTACACTTCTAGTGGAATTTCTAGTGCTTTATACCATTCATGTGATGTGGGTACCTGGTGCATACTATCTTTCCGTGTATTACAG TTTTTGGATTTCTGGCTTTCCTTTATGGCTGTTGTTGGTACGTTCATATATATGGCTACAATTGATGAAACTTCAAAGCGAGCCATGCATACCGCTGTCTTTATTCTCACAGCTCTTTTAGCTGCAACAGGTGCTACCAG ATCTGCAAATATTGGTATTGTCATTGCTATTGGTTCTCTTGGCCTGCTTATTGGATGGCTATTGGAGTTCTCTACAGCAAGAAGATTCGTATGCTGGCCGTGGCGAATTAATCTTAATGTACCTCAAAG CTGGCCAAACCTCAGGAGTTTATTTTGGAACAGTCTGGATTTGCTGAACAAACGATTCCGTTGGTTCTATTTACTTCTGGGTTTCATCACATTAGCATTTGCGGGTACAAGCTGGAAGCTAGAATCAAATCGTAGCTATTGGGTTTGGCACAG CCTGTGGCATATTACTATTTACACGTCCTCATTCTTCTTCCTGTGCTCAATGCGCATCAATACGGTTAATCATAGTCCGGAGCCAAGCTACGAGTTGACGAGGCAAAATTCATTGCCAAGATCAGAGCCGAGAGAAACCTAA